From Streptomyces sp. SAI-135:
AGCACTGCTCCAGTTCGTCGGCGGCGGACCGGAGCGCGGCCTCGTAGAGCTGCTGCTTGCCGCCGGGGAAGTACCGGTAGACGAGGGGTCGGGAGACCCCGGCCGCCTCCGCCACGTCGTCGAGGGAGACGTCCTCGGGCGCGCGGTGCGCGAAGAGGCCGAGGGCGGCCTCCAGCAGCTGGCTTCTGCGCTCCTCGACGCCGAGTCTCCGGTAGGCGGGCGCGGATGGGGTCATGGGTTGCAGGGTAGTCGGCCGTCCGCGGGCGCGTCGTGGCTGGTCGAGCAGTTCCCGCGCCCCCGGGTGGGTACAGCCGGACAGGCTCTGACCGCTCTCACCCACCGGCCCGCGCACGACCGTCAGGCCAGCAGCCCCGACGACTTCCACAGCCGCCGCCCCACCCCCCGGAGCACTCCGATGTCGTCCAGGAAGTCGGTCAGCCGCTTCGCACCCGTCTGCATCACTTCCCGCCGGTGCCCGCTCGCCTTCACCTGTGCCAGCGCCTCCCGCTGGTCCAGGCCGACGTTCGTGTAGACCTCGGGGTTCACAAAGGCCACGGAGAACACCCGCGCGAACTCCCCGGACGTGACCCGGGTGAACTCCTGCGACCACCGCGGAGCGGAGATCATCTGCCGCCGCAGCTCCTCCCGGGCGTAACGGACGTGCCGCGCCTCCTCCACCACGTGGATCCGCGTCACCCCACGGATCAGCGGCTGCACCCGCTCGTCCGGGAACGTCAGCCGCTGCATCCAGTCGAGGATCTCCTCACCGAGCAGCGTCGCCGTGAACGACCCCGGTGTCGTGGAGATCGTCTTGAACAGCCGCCCGAGCTGCTGATGGGTCCGGCTCACCGGGTACCAGGGCGTGTCGCCCCGGGTGATCAGCCGCGCGAACATCTTCGAGTGCCGGCACTCGTCCTCGATTTCGGTGAGGGCGTACCGCACATGCGCGCTCGTGGCCGCCTTGTCGTAGATGTGACGGCACAGCAGCTGCATGAGGATGATCTCGAACCAGATCCCCAGCGAGGCCAGCGCCGCGGCCTCGTGCTTCGAGAGCAGGATCCGCTGCTCCTCGCTCATCCGCCGCCACATCGGGGTGTCGTACAGCGACACCAGCTCCGGCGGCCAGTACCACAGGCCGTCCTCGAAGGGCGCGTCCCAGTCCAGTTCCTTGTCCGGGTCGAAGGAGTGCTTGGCGGAGGAGTCGAGCAGCCGCTCGGCGACCTGCTCCCGGTCCTTGAGCAGGCCGAGGGCGTCACGCAGCCCTTCGAGCGCGTCGACATCTGTCAGACTCGTCATGGCTCTTATGAGACTGCTTGTCAGCAAGACCGTCAATCCCCTGCGCGCGACTTGTTGACCCGGCGTCTACGAAGGGGCAGCCTGCGGGACATGCCGACTTTCGACCTGTACACCACGGATCCCGGGGACCCCCACTGGCAGGTACCGGCCACCGGCACAGCCCGTTTCAGCTGGGAGTACGACGACGGCCGCGACCGCCTCCTCGCCCTCTACCAGAAGGGCAAGGACAAGCAGTGGGACGGGCAGAAGCGCATCGACTGGGACCTCGAAGTCGATCCCGCCGACCCCCTCGGCACCCCCGACGAGTCCATCTCCGTCTACGGCACCGAGTACTGGGCGAAGTTCACCGAGAAGGACAAGGGGGCGCTCCGTCAGCACCTCGCCTCCTGGCAGTTCAGCCAGTTCCTGCACGGCGAGCAGGGCGCGATGGTGTGCGCCGCGCGGATCGTGGAGTCCGTGCCCGACCTCGACGCCAAGCTCTACTCGGCGACCCAGGTGATGGACGAGGCACGGCACGCGGAGATCTACGGCCGTTTCCTCCACGAGAAGATCGGGATGCTGTACCCGATCAACGACAACCTCCAGTCCCTGCTGGGCGACACGCTGCGGGACTCCCGCTGGGACATGCCCTATCTCGGCATGCAGGTCCTCATCGAGGGTCTCGCCTTGGCCGCGTTCGGCATGATCCGCGACACCACCGACAAGCCCCTGCCGAAGCAGATCCTCGCGTACGTCATGCAGGACGAGGCCCGGCACGTGGCCTTCGGCCGGATGGCGCTGCGGGACTACTACCAGCAGCTCTCCGACGCCGAACTGCGTGAACGCGAGGAGTTCGTCATCGAGGGCTGCCACCTGATGCGCGACCGGCTGCGCGGAGTCGAGGTCCTGGAGAACTTCGGCATCCCGAAGGCGGAGGCCGAGGAGTACGCCGAGCGGTCCGAGTTCCTCGCCCTCTTCCGCCGGCTGCTGTTCTCCCGGATCGTCCCCTGCGTCAAGGACATCGGCCTGTGGGGCAAGCGCCTCCAGCAGGCCTACGTCGACATGGGCGTCTTCGAGATGGGCGACTCCAGCCTCGACCTCCTCATGACCCAGGACGAGGAGATCGCCGAGAAACTGGACGCCGAGCGCTTCGCGGCCGAGGAACGGGAGCGGGTCGCGGAGGTGCGGGAGGCGATCGAGGCCGGCGGCACCGCGGAGGACCCGGTTCGGCGCGGCGAACCCCTTCAGTAGGACGGTGCACGCGGCAATTCCGGCGGCGGCCAGTCCCGCGGCCTACGCGCGCGGCGACGACCGGCACGTCTTCCACCGCGGTACCGACACCTTCCTGCGCGAGTGGTGGTGGTCCCCGGCGCTCGGCTGGCGTTTCGGCGACCTGAGCACGGTGGCGCTCGGCGTCCCGGCCGCGGGAAGTCCGGCCGCGTACCTCCTGGGCGCCAGCCAGCACGTCGTCTACCGGGGCACCGACGACCGGGTGCACGAGCTGTGGTGGAGCCCCGGCTCGGGCGGCTGGCGGCGCGGTGACCTGGACGCGGCGGCGCAGGGCATCCCCGCGGCGGGCGACCCCACGGCGTACACCGTCGCGGGTGAACAGCGGGTCGTCTTCCGTGGCACCGACGGCCTGCTGCACGAACTGTGCTGGGCGGCGTCGCGCGGATGGTTCGTCGGCGAGCTGTGACCGGTCCGCGGGCGCGGCCGGACGGTGTCACACCGAGCAGCCCAGGTCGTCCGGGAGACTCAGGGCGACCGGGGCGGCCGCGCCCGCGGGGAACAGCGTGCGCAGGGTGAAGGCGTACGGGGTCGGCCCGTTGGTGCGCAGGTGCAGCAGACGGGACTCGGCCTCGGCGACAGTCGGGCGGTGGCCGGCCGGGACCCACCACAGGGCCACCATCGCCTCCTGGACCCGTTCGAAGAACTCCCTGCGGCGGGCGAGCATCTCGCGGTGCCGGCCCTGGTACATGTACGCCGTCAGCGCCTCGGCGTCCCGCCACACCGACATGTTGATGATCAGCCACTCGTCGCCGAAGACCGCGATGTCCGTGGCGTCGCCGGAGTCGCCCTCCAGCCGCCAGACGAAACCGTCGGCCGCGTCCGCGTCGGCGTTCACGGGATCGAGGTTGTCGACGAAGTCCTTCAACTGCGCGGAGTCCAGCGGGGCCCTGAGACGGCCGATGTTCACCTGGGCGAGTCGGTACACGGTGGCGTCAGTCATGGACCGAACGTTAGGTAGGCGGCCCGTCGGCTCTCAATCCCCGTCTCACTCCTTGGAGTTGAGCACGGCCTTCATCACCGACCGGGCGATCGGCGCCGCCACCCCGCCCCCGGTGATGTCCCCGCGGACCGCCGACGCGTCCTCCACCACCACGGCCACCGCGACCTTGGGCTCCACGTCCCGCTCGCCCTGCGCCCACGCCACGAACCAGGCGTAGGGCGTCCCGGCGTTGCCGATGCCGTGCTGGGCGGTGCCGGTCTTGCCGCCGACGATCGCGCCGGGGATGGCCGCGTTGGTGCCGGTGCCCTCGGTCACCACCTGCGTCATGAGCTCCTTCAGCACCTCGGCCGTCTCCGGGTACATCGCTTGCCGTACCGGACGCGAGCCCGCCGTGGACAGGACGGTGCCGCCGGCCGTCGTGGTCCGCTCCACCAGATAGGGCCTGCGGATCTGCCCGCCGTTGGCGACGGCCGCCGACACCATCGCCATCTGGAGCGGTGTCGCACGGGTGTTGTACTGCCCGATCGACGACAGGGCCAGCTGCGCCCGGTCGACGTTCGGGTCGAACGTGCTGCGGGCCACCGAGAAGGGGATCCGCAGCGCGTAGTCGTTGAAGCCGAAGGCGTGCGCGGTGGCCGTCATGTCACCCACTCCGACGTCCACGCCGAGCTTCGCGAACACCGTGTTGCACGACCACCGGAAGGCCTCCCGCAGGGACAGGTCCTCGCAGCCCTCGGACTCGTTGCTGAGCGAGGTGGTGGTTCCGGGCAGGGTGTACGGGGCCGGCGAGTCGGTCGGCGCGTCCACGTCCTTGATCACCCCGGCGTCCAGCGCGGCCGCCGCGGTGACCACCTTGAACGTCGAACCCGGCGGATAGGTCTGCCGCACCGCCCGGTTGAGCATCGGCTTGTCCGGGTTGGCGTTGAGCCACGTCCAGGAGCGGCCCACCCCGGCGTTGTTGCCCGACAGCACTCCCGGGTCGTACGACGGCGAGGACACCAGCGCGAGGATGCGTCCCGTCGCCGGCTCCACCGCCGCCACCGCGCCCTTGCGCCCGTCCAGCCCGTCGAAGGCCGCCTCCTGCGCGGCCGCGTCGAGGGTCGTGACGACGTCCCCGCCCGGGGCGCGTCTGCGCGTGAAGTCGTTCCACAGCGGGAACGGCGTCAGCATCGGGTCCGAGCCCGACAGGACCGCGTCCTCGGCGTGCTCCAGCAGGGTCGTGCCGTACTCCTGCGAGGCGAAGCCGGTGACCGGCGCGTACAAGGGCCCGTCCCGGTAGGTCCGTTCGTAGCGCAGCTGCTCGCCGGTGTCCCGGGATCCGGTGACCGGCCGCCCGCCGACCAGGATGTCCCCGCGCTCCCGGCCGTAACGGGCGATGTTCTCGCGCCGGTTGGCCGGGTTCTCGGCGTGGACGCGGGCCTGGAAGACCTGGACGCGGGCCGCGTTGACGAGGAGCGCCACGAGCAGCAGGACGCAGAAGCAGGCGGCGTGCCGAATGTAACGGGTCATGCCGGGGCCTCGTGAGGTCACGGGGTCTCCTTGTCGTCGTACGGGCCGCGGGCCGAGTCGCTCACCCGGATCAGCAGGGCGACGATCGCCCAGTTGGTGACGACCGACGAGCCGCCCTGTGCGAGGAACGGCATCGCCATGCCGGTGAGCGGGATCAGTCCGCCGACCCCGCCCGCGATCACGAACACCTGGAGCGCGACGATCGAGGCGAGGCCGATCGCCAGGAGCCGCCCGAAGGGGTCGAGCAGGGCGAGGCCCGCCCGGTAGCCGCGCTCCACGAGAAGGGCGTACAGCAGGAAGATCGCGGACAGGCCGGCCAGGCCCAGCTCCTCGCCGGCCGTCGCCAGGATGAAGTCGGACTTCACGGCGAAGCCGATCAGGACGGAGTGGCCGAGCCCGAGCCCGGTGCCGAGAATCCCGCCCGCCGCGAAGGCGAACAGGGACTGCGCGAGCTGGTTCGGTCCCTGGCCCGCCTCGATCGACGCGAACGGGTGCAGCCAGTCCTCCACCCTGCTGTGCACATGCGGTTCCAGCCAGCCCACGGCGATGGCGCCGACGACGGCCAGCAGCAGGCCCAGCGCGATCCAGCCGGTGAGCCCGGTGGCGACGTACAGCAGGACGACGAACAGCCCGAAGAACAGCAGCGAGGTGCCGAGGTCCCGTTCCAGGACCAGCACTCCGACGCTGATCAGCCAGATGGCGAGCAGCGGGCCCAGCACCCGGCCGGTGGGCAGCTGCAACCCCCAGAACCGCCGTCCGGAGGAAGCCAGCGCGTTCCGGTTGGTCGCGAGATACGCGGCGAAGAACACCGCGAGGAGCACCTTCGCGAACTCGCCCGGCTGGATGGAGAACCCGGCGATCCGGATCCAGATGCGGGCGCCGTTCACGGCGGGGAACAGGATCGGCAGGACCAGCAGGGCGAGCGCGGCGGCGACACAGACGTAGGAGTACCGCTGGAGCACGCGGTGGTCGCGCAGCGTCAGCACGACCACGATGAACAGGGCCACCCCGACGGTGGACCACACGAGCTGGGTGGGGGCCGCGTGGTCGCCGGGCGTCTCCAGGTCGAGCCGGTAGATCAGCACCAGGCCCAGGCCGTTGAGCAGCACGCCGATGGGCAGCAGCAGCGGATCGGCGTACGGCGCCCTCAGCCGCACCGCCAGATGGGCGACGAGCGCGAGCACACCGAGCCCGGCGCCGTAGCCGGCGGCGCCGGGCGGGACGGTGCCGTTCCTGGCGAGTCCGACGGCGCAGTACCCGTACACCGACAGCAGGACGGCGAGGACGATGAGGGACAGTTCGATGCCACGGCGTCGGGGCAGGGGTACCGCGCGGACGGAGGGGGCGGCGGGGGCCACGGTGGTTCCGGCCTTGGTCATGTCCGGAACTTACCCAAATCGGACGTGATGTCTGCTTAGTTTGCGCGGGGTGTCAGCACCAGCGTGGCGCCGTGCCGATGGTCCTGATGTACCGGGCCGAGCCCCAGGCCCAGGTGCCGTCCGTCAGGAGGTACCACTGGCGGTTGCCCTGGACGCTCTGGCCGTTGGTCCGGCAGAAGATGGAGACGACCTCACCCCGCTCGGCCCACCGGATGATCTGCCCGCCCCGGTTGGGCGCACTGCGCAGTGCCAGCGAACTGGCCGTCACCACACCTCTGGCCAGGCGCTGGTTCTGATTCTGGCTTTGATTCTGGTTCTGGTTCTGACTCTGGTTCTGGTGGTTCCCCGAGGCGCTCTGCGGGTCGTCGCCCCACTCGTCGCCGGCGACGGCGGGCGTGGCGAGGGCGGTGACGGCGAGGGCGCAGGCGGCGACGGCTATGGGGAGACGGGAGCGCAGGGACATGGGGGGACCTCCGTGAGGGGGGTGCGAACCTGACTGTTCGCCACGTTAGGAGGCGTGCGGACCCGTCGCCTTTTCAGATGGGCCATAGGAGCAGGACCTATCGCAACGTCAGAGTCGCGACCGCCCCGCCGTCGTCCGCGTTCGAGAACGACAGCCGGGCCCCGAGGACCTCCGCCTGTCCCACCGCGATGGTCAGCCCCAGCCCGTGCCCCCGGGCCCCGCCCTCCGTACGGAACCGCTGCGGCCCGTGCTCGACGAGATACTCCGGAAACCCGTCCCCGTGGTCCCGGACGGTCACGACCGCCCCGTCGACCGTCAAGGACACCGGCCCCCGCCCGTGCCGGTGCGCGTTGGCCACCAGATTGCCCAGCACCCGCTCCAGCCGCCGCCGGTCCGTCTCCACGGCCAGATCCCGTACGACGACGACCTCGGTGTCGGTCCCGGACGCCCGCACCACCCGCTCGGCCAGCGCGCCCAGGCGTTCCGCGTCCAGCTCCACCCTCTCCCGGCCGGTGTCCAGCCGGGAGATCTCCAGCAGGTCCTCCGTCAGCGTCCGCAGCGCGGCCACCCGGTCCCGCACCAGCTCGGTGGGCCGCCCCGGCGGCAGCAGCTCGGCCGCCGCGTGCAGCCCCGTCAACGGCGTGCGCAGCTCATGGGCCACGTCCGCGGTGAAGCGCTGCTCGCTCAGCAGCTTCCCCTGCAAGGACCCCGCCATGGAGTCCAGCGCGGCGGCCACCGCGGCCACCTCGTCCTGCGGCCGCGACGGATCCTTCGTCCGCGGATCGCCGACCCGGGCGTCGAGGTCGCCCGCGCTGATCCGCCGGGCCACCCGGGCGGTGGTGTGCAGCCGGGTCGTCACCCGGGTCACCGCGAACGCCCCCACCAGCAGGGTCGCCGTGATCGCCGGCACCGACGACCACAGGATCGCCCGGTCGAGGCCCGCGATCGTCCGTGCCCCCTGCGAGTAGTCCACCTCCACGGCCAGCGCCCGGTCCCCGTCCACCGGTCCCGCCGCCCACATCGCGGGCCGACCGCGGTGCTCGCCGACCATCGTCCCGCGGTCCCCGCCCACCGCCAGCTCACGCAGCGACCCGGGCAGGTCCGGTGGATCCACGCCCGCGTCCCACATCAGCGTGTCCCCGGCCTCGTACGCCTCGGTCGCGTCCTTCAGCCGGCTCAGCGCCAGGTGACGGGCCTCGCCGACGGTCTGGTCGGTGACCGAGACATGCACGAGGACACCGAGCAGCGCGGCGAGGGCGCAGCACATCACGGTGATGAACACGGCGGCCTTCACGGCCAGCGTGCCGGACCAGCGGGGCAGGGCGAGCCTCATCGCGAGCTCGCGGACGGTCCGGGCGCCGGGCTCGGCGCGTTCCCGAGGGCACGGCTGCCGGTGCGCAGCATCTCGTCATGGGTGAGGAGCATCGACTTCTGCTCGGGATCCCAGGTCCACTGGAGCCGGTACTCGTATCCGGCCACCTCGGACGGCGAACGGATGATCACCGAGCGCCCGGCGAGCTCCACCCCGCTGACCGCGTCCTCCCAGTGCATGACCCGCACCAGCCGGTGCTTCTCGACGGTGTAGACGCGTACGGCGGTGACATGGCCGGGCAGCTGCCGGAAGCCGAGCGTCAGGTCCTCGTGCCCGTCACCGGTCAGGTCGCGGTAGTACGGCCGCAGCACGGGGCACCTCTTCCCGGCCGCCCCCGTCTTCCCGCAGTCGGCCATCCGGCGGGCCGTCTCGGCGTACCCCGTGCCGGCGTAGCTGCTCGGGTCCGCCTTGATCTCGGCGCGCACGACGGCGACGGGATCCACCGCGCGGACGTCGTCGCCGGGCACGGAGACGCCGGCCACCGGCTCCGAGTCCACCTCGCCGATCTCGAAGGCCGGGCTGGAGGCGGGCGTCAGCCGCGGCCACAGCCGGTCCGGGCTGATCGCGGTCGGCGTCGGGCCCGCGCCCACCAGGCCGCCCGCGTCGCCGCAGCCCGCCGCGGCCGCGACCAACAGGGTGACGGCGGCTACGGCGCGGGTCGTGCGGGGTGCGCGGCGGGCGGGGGGCACTGTGCTCCTGGGATCGGGGCCGGTCGGGGCTGCCGGCCCCGTACACACTATTCGTACGGACGTCCTTCCTGCCGTCCGGCGGGACCGGGCGGCACCTGCCCGGTCGGCTCCTCTACTCGGTCAGCTCCTCCAGCAGCCGGGCCGTCGACAGCCCTGCCCGCAGGTACTCGACGAACAGCTCGTTGTGCAGCGCCCACGGTGAGCGGCGGCCCCGGATCAGCCGGATCGCCGCGTCGGCGGTGTGCCCCCTGCGGACCAGGGCGTGCGCGACGACCAGGCCCGAGCGGTTGTAGCCGTGGTAACAGCGGACGAGGACCTTGCGGCCCTCGTCCAGTGCGTCGCTCGCGGCCTGTGCCAGGCGCATCACGCCCGCGAGCTGGGTCCCGTCCAGCGGGCCGTCCGGAATCGGCCACACATGGTGCTCGACCCCGGGATCGGGACCGTGGCCCGGCAGCCGCAGCAGCGTCTGGACGAGCTCGAACTCGTCCCGTACGACGGCGAACTCCCGTTGCCCTGACAGGCCCCGGAACTCGTGTCCGCCCATCCACAGCCCGGGCACGATCTCGTCCCAGGGCCGGTCCGGAGCCGGTACGTCGGGTTGCTTCCTGCGGGTCCGCAACAGCGCCTCCCCAAGCCCCTGCGCCAAGCCCTGCAACTCCTGGCAACTCACCCCAAAGGTAACCGGCTTCTTGCCT
This genomic window contains:
- a CDS encoding ferritin-like domain-containing protein — translated: MPTFDLYTTDPGDPHWQVPATGTARFSWEYDDGRDRLLALYQKGKDKQWDGQKRIDWDLEVDPADPLGTPDESISVYGTEYWAKFTEKDKGALRQHLASWQFSQFLHGEQGAMVCAARIVESVPDLDAKLYSATQVMDEARHAEIYGRFLHEKIGMLYPINDNLQSLLGDTLRDSRWDMPYLGMQVLIEGLALAAFGMIRDTTDKPLPKQILAYVMQDEARHVAFGRMALRDYYQQLSDAELREREEFVIEGCHLMRDRLRGVEVLENFGIPKAEAEEYAERSEFLALFRRLLFSRIVPCVKDIGLWGKRLQQAYVDMGVFEMGDSSLDLLMTQDEEIAEKLDAERFAAEERERVAEVREAIEAGGTAEDPVRRGEPLQ
- a CDS encoding FtsW/RodA/SpoVE family cell cycle protein, producing MTKAGTTVAPAAPSVRAVPLPRRRGIELSLIVLAVLLSVYGYCAVGLARNGTVPPGAAGYGAGLGVLALVAHLAVRLRAPYADPLLLPIGVLLNGLGLVLIYRLDLETPGDHAAPTQLVWSTVGVALFIVVVLTLRDHRVLQRYSYVCVAAALALLVLPILFPAVNGARIWIRIAGFSIQPGEFAKVLLAVFFAAYLATNRNALASSGRRFWGLQLPTGRVLGPLLAIWLISVGVLVLERDLGTSLLFFGLFVVLLYVATGLTGWIALGLLLAVVGAIAVGWLEPHVHSRVEDWLHPFASIEAGQGPNQLAQSLFAFAAGGILGTGLGLGHSVLIGFAVKSDFILATAGEELGLAGLSAIFLLYALLVERGYRAGLALLDPFGRLLAIGLASIVALQVFVIAGGVGGLIPLTGMAMPFLAQGGSSVVTNWAIVALLIRVSDSARGPYDDKETP
- a CDS encoding penicillin-binding transpeptidase domain-containing protein; the protein is MTRYIRHAACFCVLLLVALLVNAARVQVFQARVHAENPANRRENIARYGRERGDILVGGRPVTGSRDTGEQLRYERTYRDGPLYAPVTGFASQEYGTTLLEHAEDAVLSGSDPMLTPFPLWNDFTRRRAPGGDVVTTLDAAAQEAAFDGLDGRKGAVAAVEPATGRILALVSSPSYDPGVLSGNNAGVGRSWTWLNANPDKPMLNRAVRQTYPPGSTFKVVTAAAALDAGVIKDVDAPTDSPAPYTLPGTTTSLSNESEGCEDLSLREAFRWSCNTVFAKLGVDVGVGDMTATAHAFGFNDYALRIPFSVARSTFDPNVDRAQLALSSIGQYNTRATPLQMAMVSAAVANGGQIRRPYLVERTTTAGGTVLSTAGSRPVRQAMYPETAEVLKELMTQVVTEGTGTNAAIPGAIVGGKTGTAQHGIGNAGTPYAWFVAWAQGERDVEPKVAVAVVVEDASAVRGDITGGGVAAPIARSVMKAVLNSKE
- a CDS encoding DUF3291 domain-containing protein, which translates into the protein MTDATVYRLAQVNIGRLRAPLDSAQLKDFVDNLDPVNADADAADGFVWRLEGDSGDATDIAVFGDEWLIINMSVWRDAEALTAYMYQGRHREMLARRREFFERVQEAMVALWWVPAGHRPTVAEAESRLLHLRTNGPTPYAFTLRTLFPAGAAAPVALSLPDDLGCSV
- a CDS encoding diiron oxygenase, whose amino-acid sequence is MTSLTDVDALEGLRDALGLLKDREQVAERLLDSSAKHSFDPDKELDWDAPFEDGLWYWPPELVSLYDTPMWRRMSEEQRILLSKHEAAALASLGIWFEIILMQLLCRHIYDKAATSAHVRYALTEIEDECRHSKMFARLITRGDTPWYPVSRTHQQLGRLFKTISTTPGSFTATLLGEEILDWMQRLTFPDERVQPLIRGVTRIHVVEEARHVRYAREELRRQMISAPRWSQEFTRVTSGEFARVFSVAFVNPEVYTNVGLDQREALAQVKASGHRREVMQTGAKRLTDFLDDIGVLRGVGRRLWKSSGLLA
- a CDS encoding SH3 domain-containing protein, with the translated sequence MSLRSRLPIAVAACALAVTALATPAVAGDEWGDDPQSASGNHQNQSQNQNQNQSQNQNQRLARGVVTASSLALRSAPNRGGQIIRWAERGEVVSIFCRTNGQSVQGNRQWYLLTDGTWAWGSARYIRTIGTAPRWC
- a CDS encoding HAMP domain-containing sensor histidine kinase, which gives rise to MRLALPRWSGTLAVKAAVFITVMCCALAALLGVLVHVSVTDQTVGEARHLALSRLKDATEAYEAGDTLMWDAGVDPPDLPGSLRELAVGGDRGTMVGEHRGRPAMWAAGPVDGDRALAVEVDYSQGARTIAGLDRAILWSSVPAITATLLVGAFAVTRVTTRLHTTARVARRISAGDLDARVGDPRTKDPSRPQDEVAAVAAALDSMAGSLQGKLLSEQRFTADVAHELRTPLTGLHAAAELLPPGRPTELVRDRVAALRTLTEDLLEISRLDTGRERVELDAERLGALAERVVRASGTDTEVVVVRDLAVETDRRRLERVLGNLVANAHRHGRGPVSLTVDGAVVTVRDHGDGFPEYLVEHGPQRFRTEGGARGHGLGLTIAVGQAEVLGARLSFSNADDGGAVATLTLR
- a CDS encoding dual specificity protein phosphatase family protein translates to MRTRRKQPDVPAPDRPWDEIVPGLWMGGHEFRGLSGQREFAVVRDEFELVQTLLRLPGHGPDPGVEHHVWPIPDGPLDGTQLAGVMRLAQAASDALDEGRKVLVRCYHGYNRSGLVVAHALVRRGHTADAAIRLIRGRRSPWALHNELFVEYLRAGLSTARLLEELTE